The nucleotide window ATACGCATACGCTATTTTTACCTGAAAATTGGTTTCAGGACCAGCTGGTTCTATGGAGGGTATAACCCTGTTAACTGCTTTGCCGCCGAGTGGTGTTAAATGTGTAGAAGCGTATATTGTTGCAAGCAGAGAAAGAATCATGAAAGCCACAACAAAGGCAAATATCAAGGTTTTCTTTCTTAGCGTAATATTTTTTATCATTTTAGCATCTCCTGAATCTTATTGGTACCAAGTATGCAGGTAGCTCCATCCATTGGGGTCACTTGGATTGTAGGGATTCTGCGTATATGCATCTAGGCTCCACATGGGTCCAAAAGTCGGAGGCCATGGTGGATTGCTTGGATGATAGAAGTATGCTGTGGTAGAGCCCTCAACTGAAGCTTTATAGCCTATGTTTACTGGGGTCCCATCGGGCCACCCGTAGCTAGGTGGATCTATTGCGTAATGCAGATAATAGCAATAATACGGATTCCCCTGCCATCCAGGTGGCGCAGGTGGACTTGCCCATTGAGGTGTACCCTGATATTGGTAATAGTGGTGGTCATCGCCGTTAACGCAGGGGTCGATTATAAGACCGCCTAGTATGGCAAGATCGGATGCTCCGTATTGAGCATTAAAATCCCACCATGCATAGTCAAACCAATATTGATTGGCATAGTATGCTCTTACGCCAAGCCCTACTTCAGTGTTATCTGAAGCTCCTGGTTGAGTAGTGTGGATACATTCTGAATAACGGGGAAAATATAATGCTGGATTAGACTGATACTTATTCCAAGAATAGTTTGCTCCGGATTTATGATGATGCTCTCCGCTTGCTAATTGTACTGCAAGTATCGTCATCGCCAATATAGCAATTAGAAGACAAGTAATTGCTTTTTTAATCATTTTTTTGTCTCCTGTTTCTATTTTGGTTTTTTCTTGATTTGTTCTCTTTTAGCCCTTCGCTTAGGGACTGGCGGTGACACGCCTCGAAAGCAGTCAGCTTTCTTTTGAAGCACAATTTCCTTAAAGGTTGGAAAAAGCACTTCGCGTTATGGTTTTCTCGGTTATAATATAAAAGGGAGACGAAAAGTTTCGGAAATAGGAAAGTCAGCACCAATTTACCCCCATAACACGTTAAAATAGCCGATGGAAAGAAGATTATCATTGTTTTCTATAAAACAGGTGATTCTATCTTCTGATGCCCCTGATTATATCCTTCTTTTATTAAAGATAGTATAGGGGAAGATAGAGTCACGGAAAAGCGTCTTTCTGCACGTATTCTTTATGATTGATTTTGAGTAGCCCAATAATCTGAAGCAATAACTTTGTTTTTTCATTTTCTAAATTCAAGCGTATAAGGCATTGTTTGCCTCTGTATCTTTGAGTAACTAAGCCTTCTTTTTCCAAGATAGCCAAGTTACGATTCACTTCATTGTATGTGCTATTGAGCAGCCTGACAAGGAGCATGATGTTCACTTCGTTTAGCGTGGACAGTTTTTGCAGTATCCTAACTCTGCATGTTGATTTTAATATGAAACCAGTATCAAATTTTGACGCAATCACCCTTCACCATTAAAAGATGTGTGATATGAAGCACGGTTTTCTTAAATTCCATATAAAATTTTGCAAAACCCGATAGCCCCAACTGTCTTGTTGAACAATCAGACAAACTCAACATTCAAGTTGCCAATGTCTTGATTGCAGGTGCTCTGCCGCGTTTAAAGGCGCAATTCTGCCGTTGCCAACCGCAACCTGCTTGTACAACGTCCACAACCAATAAGCAACCGAAACCAGACGCAGACACAAAAAAACAATGCGTAGATAACCCCGCTGGAAGATGATGAGTAAGGGAACCACTTTCTTCTTCTACTACTAGAAAAAACAAAACAACCAAACTACAAGTTACCTATGAATCCCTGCAAACGGCAATTCGGCGTTTTTGGCAAAAAACCTAAATGCAGTAGAGTACCAATGCACTATAAAACAGGTTGAATCTAATGAAAAAATACTGGTTCCACATAGCACTAATAACAATCATCATCCTACCCATTGCACTACTATGCATCTTCGACTACTACAACCTCGAAGGCTACAACCTTCGCTACGACGAAGCAACCAACACCTTCCAAAAATGGGACAACACATATTTCAACGAAAACTTCACCTTCGACGTAACATGGAAAGGCAGAATGTTCTACCTATTCTTC belongs to Candidatus Bathyarchaeota archaeon and includes:
- a CDS encoding ArsR family transcriptional regulator; this encodes MIASKFDTGFILKSTCRVRILQKLSTLNEVNIMLLVRLLNSTYNEVNRNLAILEKEGLVTQRYRGKQCLIRLNLENEKTKLLLQIIGLLKINHKEYVQKDAFP